A stretch of the Melanotaenia boesemani isolate fMelBoe1 chromosome 24, fMelBoe1.pri, whole genome shotgun sequence genome encodes the following:
- the LOC121635527 gene encoding LOW QUALITY PROTEIN: aldehyde oxidase 1-like (The sequence of the model RefSeq protein was modified relative to this genomic sequence to represent the inferred CDS: deleted 3 bases in 3 codons): MFAAKKGDTLCVFINGKKVTEDHADPETMLLSFLRENLRLTGTKSGCGGGGCGACTVMVSRYRPTTKTIFHYSANACLLPLCQLHGAAITTVEGIGNSKTRIHPVQERIAKAHGSQCGFCTPGMVMSMYALLRNKPWPTMEDITQALAGNLCRCTGYRPIVDGCRSFCQESSCCQSNGDEKTTETKHEKPRLFDQEEFLPLDPTQDLIFPPELILMAETANQQTLTFCGERSTWVSPASLEELVQLKIRHPTAPLVMGNTNTGPDMKFKGVLHPLIISPSRVPELFEVSLTPRGVWVGAGCSLSEVRCLLEKLLLEFPEEETELFRALIQQLGNLGSQQIRNVASLGGNVVSAYPNSDLNPVLAAGNGRVSVVSGGGRREVPLDQDFFVGFGKTLLEPEEVVVSVFIPFTRKCSTFVCPAGGSLFRALRHAPRKEPRSLPLTTGMRVCFSEGSRVVQDISIYYGGGLGPTTVSATKTCKAIVGRPWDEGTLSQAYNVLLDELVLPPSAPGGKVDFRRSLTLSLLFKFNLEVLQKLKEMNVIPDELPEKLLPLPGDIQPSLQEFQPVSDSQSVHDPVGRPMMHRSAVSHATGEAIYCDDMPRTDGELFLVLVTSSRALAKIINLDVSAAMQLPGVVDVITAKDIPGKKERAMFGYSEELLAENKIREANMYTGPSATHYRMEFSPENMLRCWEDCKVRSDYNARRRAVHQFNQHHRWKKRGLSIIPIKYGVAFAESFLNQAAALVHVYKDGSVLVSHGGTEMGQGIHTKMQQVASRELHIPSSKIYISETSTSTVPNTCPSAASFGTDANGMAVKNACETLYQRLKPIREKNPKGSWETWVRAAFFEKISLSATGYHRGPDLYMDWDKMEGQPYAYFVFGVCCSEVELDCLTGDYRTVRTDIVVDIGRSVNPSVDIGQVEGAFMQGLGLYTLEELKFSPSGLLYTRGPSQYKIPAICDVPLRLNVYLLPNSHNPHAIYSSKGIGEPVLFLGSSVFFAIKDAAAAARSESGLIGPFSLDSPATPEKACLACASPFIQKIPASEPGSFKPWALNI; encoded by the exons ATGTTTGCAGCGAAGAAAGGAGACACTCTGTGCGTCTTTATCAACGGGAAGAag GTGACGGAGGATCATGCAGATCCTGAAACCATGTTGTTATCCTTCCTCAGGGAAAACC TGAGGTTAACTGGAACCAAGTCTGGCTGTGGAGGTGGAGGATGTGGGGCGTGCACAGTGATGGTGTCACGCTACCGACCG ACAACCAAAACCATCTT CCATTACTCAGCCAATGCCTGCCTCCTGCCGCTCTGCCAGCTCCACGGCGCCGCCATCACCACCGTGGAGGGCATCGGCAACTCCAAGACCAGGATCCACCCGGTGCAG GAGCGAATAGCGAAGGCTCATGGTTCCCAGTGTGGTTTCTGCACCCCGGGGATGGTGATGTCCATGTATGCTCTGCTGAGGAACAAACCCTGGCCGACCATGGAGGACATCACACAGGCCCTGGCTG GTAATCTGTGTCGCTGCACCGGATATCGACCCATCGTTGACGGCTGCAGGAGCTTCTGTCAG GAAAGCAGCTGCTGCCAGTCCAACGGAGACGAGAAAACCACTGAAACCAAACAC GAAAAACCGCGGCTGTTTGACCAGGAAGAGTTTCTTCCTCTGGACCCGACCCAGGATCTGATCTTCCCTCCAGAACTGATC CTGATGGCAGAGACGGCGAACCAGCAGACGCTCACCTTCTGTGGGGAGAGGTCGACCTGGGTGTCCCCGGCCTCGCTGGAGGAGCTGGTCCAGCTGAAGATCAGACACCCGACGGCGCCGCTGGTCATGGGCAACACCAACACGG gtcCAGACATGAAGTTTAAAGGTGTCCTCCACCCGCTGATCATCTCTCCCAGCAGAGTCCCGGAGCTGTTCGAGGTTTCTCTGACACCTCGTG GCGTTTGGGTCGGAGCGGGCTGCAGTCTGTCCGAGGTCCGCTGTCTGTTGGAGAAGCTGCTTCTTGAGTTCCCGGAGGAAGAAACCGAGCTGTTCAGAGCCCTGATCCAGCAGCTGGGGAACCTGGGAAGCCAGCAGATCCGGAACGTTGCA TCTCTTGGAGGGAATGTTGTCAGTGCGTACCCCAACTCAGACCTGAACCCCGTCCTGGCTGCCGGGAATGGAAGAGTCAGCGTCGTCTCTGGCG GAGGAAGACGAGAAGTTCCCCTGGATCAGGATTTCTTTGTGGGTTTTGGGAAAACCCTCCTGGAACCAGAAGAAGTCGTGGTCTCGGTTTTCATTCCTTTTACAAGAAAG TGTAGTACCTTTGTTTGTCCTGCAGGGGGAAGTTTGTTTCGAGCTCTCCGTCATGCACCAAGGAAGGAGCCTCGTTCGCTACCGTTG ACGACCGGGATGAGGGTGTGTTTCTCTGAGGGGTCCAGGGTAGTTCAGGACATCAGCATCTACTACGGGGGGGGACTGGGT CCGACCACCGTTAGTGCCACTAAAACCTGCAAAGCTATCGTAGGAAG ACCATGGGATGAAGGGACTCTCAGCCAGGCCTACAACGTcctcctggatgagctggtccTTCCTCCTTCAGCTCCTGGAGGGAAGGTTGACTTTCGTCGCTCCCTGACTCTCAGTCTTCTCTTCAAATTCAACCTGGAGGTCCTCCAGAAGCTCAAAGAAATG aacgTGATCCCAGATGAGCTTCCAGAGAAGTTGTTGCCTTTACCCGGAGATATCCAGCCAAGTCTGCAGGAGTTTCAG CCTGTGTCAGACAGCCAGAGCGTCCATGACCCAGTGGGGCGTCCCATGATGCATCGCTCTGCCGTCAGCCATGCCACGGGCGAAGCCATATACTGCGACGACATGCCCAGGACAGACGGAGAGCTCTTCCTGGTGCTGGTCACCAGCTCCCGAGCCCTAGCTAAGATCAT AAACCTGGATGTGAGCGCAGCCATGCAGCTTCCTGGAGTTGTTGATGTCATCACGGCCAAAGATATTCCCGGGAAGAAGGAACGTGCAATGTTCGGTTACAGTGAGGAGCTTCTTGCTGAGAATAAG ATCCGTGAGGCCAACATGTACACGGGGCCGTCCGCCACCCACTACAGGATGGAGTTCAGCCCGGAGAACATGCTGCGCTGCTGGGAGGACTGTAAGGTCCGGAGTGACTACAATGCTCGGCGCAGAGCCGTCCACCAGTTTAACCAGCACCACCGCTGGAAGAAGAGAGGGCTGTCCATCATTCCCATCAAATACGGGGTCGCCTTCGCAGAAAGCTTCTTGAATCAG GCTGCGGCTCTGGTCCACGTCTATAAAGATGGCTCTGTTCTGGTCTCTCATGGTGGGACAGAGATGGGTCAGGGCATCCACACCAAAATGCAACAG GTTGCGAGCCGGGAGCTTCACATCCCGTCCTCTAAGATCTACATCAGTGAAACCAGCACCAGCACGGTTCCCAACACCTGTCCTTCAGCTGCTTCCTTTGGCACCGACGCTAACGGCATGGCGGTCAAG AACGCCTGTGAGACTCTTTATCAACGACTGAAGCCGATTAGGGAGAAAAACCCCAAAGGATCCTGGGAAACTTGG GTCAGAGCAGCTTTCTTTGAGAAGATCAGCTTATCGGCCACAGGATACCACAG AGGTCCGGACCTTTACATGGACTGGGACAAGATGGAGGGCCAGCCCTACGCCTACTTCGTGTTTGGAGTGTGTTGCTCTGAGGTGGAGCTGGACTGCCTCACAGGAGACTACAGG ACGGTGAGGACGGACATCGTGGTCGACATCGGCAGAAGCGTGAATCCGTCTGTGGACATCGGCCAG GTGGAAGGAGCATTCATGCAGGGTTTGGGACTTTACACTCTGGAGGAGTTGAAGTTTTCCCCTTCTGGGCTCCTGTACACTCGAGGTCCATCTCAGTACAAGATTCCAGCCATCTGTGACGTGCCGCTTCGGCTCAACGTCTATCTGCTGCCAAATTCACACAACCCCCACGCCATCTACTCCTCAAAA GGGATCGGAGAACCCGTCCTCTTCCTCGGCAGCTCCGTGTTCTTTGCCATTAAAGATGCAGCGGCGGCGGCTCGATCAGAGTCCGGTCTCATTGGCCCGTTTTCTCTAGACAGCCCTGCGACTCCGGAGAAGGCCTGCCTGGCCTGCGCCTCGCCGTTCATTCAGAAG ATTCCAGCCAGTGAACCAGGATCCTTTAAACCATGGGCCTTAAACATCTGA